In one Nocardia tengchongensis genomic region, the following are encoded:
- a CDS encoding helix-turn-helix domain-containing protein, producing the protein MTARPPEQSFTDDPTLEADVFARNCASRPVLQDVASRWGVLALAALREGPYRFSALRRRVDGISERMLSQTLQTLERDGMVNREVQQSIPPVVEYTLTDLGAQVADQLFGLIDILESNIAKIEAAQAAYHRQ; encoded by the coding sequence ATGACCGCACGGCCTCCCGAACAGTCCTTCACGGACGACCCGACCCTGGAAGCCGACGTCTTCGCCCGCAACTGCGCCTCCCGCCCGGTCCTGCAGGACGTCGCCAGCCGCTGGGGCGTGCTCGCCCTGGCCGCCCTGCGCGAGGGCCCCTACCGGTTCTCGGCGCTGCGCCGGCGCGTGGACGGCATCTCCGAGCGCATGCTCTCCCAGACCCTGCAGACCCTGGAACGCGACGGCATGGTCAATCGCGAAGTCCAGCAGTCCATCCCGCCGGTCGTCGAGTACACCCTCACCGACCTGGGCGCGCAGGTCGCCGACCAGCTGTTCGGCCTGATCGACATCCTCGAGTCCAATATCGCGAAGATCGAAGCGGCCCAGGCCGCTTACCACCGCCAGTAG
- a CDS encoding nucleoside deaminase, protein MSADTDLHYLERCVELAEEALDAGDEPFGSLLVDADGKVLTEDRNRVSGGDATRHPEFELARWAADHLTPEQRATATVYTSGEHCAMCSAAHAWVGLGRIVYAASTAQLTDWLNEFGVPAGPIRPLAIQEVAPGIPVSGPFPELTDRVYALHRRLHLAN, encoded by the coding sequence ATGTCCGCCGATACCGATCTGCACTACCTGGAACGTTGCGTGGAGCTGGCCGAGGAGGCCCTCGACGCCGGCGACGAGCCCTTCGGGTCACTGCTGGTCGACGCCGACGGGAAAGTCCTGACCGAGGACCGCAATCGCGTCTCCGGCGGCGACGCCACCCGCCACCCCGAATTCGAGCTGGCCCGCTGGGCCGCCGACCACCTCACCCCCGAACAGCGCGCGACCGCCACCGTCTACACCTCCGGCGAACACTGCGCCATGTGCTCGGCCGCCCACGCCTGGGTCGGCCTGGGCCGCATCGTCTACGCCGCCTCCACCGCCCAGCTCACCGACTGGCTCAACGAGTTCGGCGTCCCCGCGGGCCCGATCCGCCCCCTCGCCATCCAAGAGGTCGCCCCCGGCATCCCGGTCTCCGGCCCCTTCCCCGAACTCACCGACCGCGTCTACGCCCTCCACCGCCGCCTCCACCTGGCGAACTGA
- the lpdA gene encoding dihydrolipoyl dehydrogenase → MTSHYDVVVLGAGPGGYVAAIRAAQLGLRTAIVEQKYWGGVCLNVGCIPSKALLRNAELAHIFTKEAKTFGISGNATFDFGAAFDRSRKVADGRVKGVHFLMKKNKIDEFDGTGTFTGPKSLSVALTKGGTEEITYDNVIIATGTETKLLPGTSLSANVVTYEEQILTRDLPGSILIVGAGAIGMEFGYVLKNYGVDVRIVEFLDRALPNEDADVSKEITKAYKKLGITITTGAAVQSIDDDGSKVTVAIKDNKSGAIETVTVDKVLQAVGFAPRVQGYGLESTGVALTDRGAIAIDDFMRTNVPGIYAIGDVTAMLQLAHVAEAQGVVAAETIAGAETQALGDYRMMPRATFCQPQVASFGLTEEQARAEGYDVKVATFPFTANGKAHGLGDAQGFVKLISDNKYGELIGGHLIGPDVSELLPELTLAQKWDLTVNELARNVHTHPTLSEALQEAIHGLAGHMINF, encoded by the coding sequence GTGACTTCCCACTACGATGTCGTCGTTCTCGGCGCTGGTCCCGGCGGTTATGTCGCCGCGATTCGCGCCGCTCAACTCGGCCTGCGAACAGCGATCGTCGAGCAGAAATACTGGGGTGGCGTGTGCCTGAACGTGGGCTGCATTCCGTCCAAGGCACTGCTGCGCAACGCGGAGCTGGCTCATATCTTCACCAAGGAAGCGAAGACCTTCGGTATCTCGGGTAACGCGACCTTCGACTTCGGCGCGGCGTTCGACCGCAGCCGCAAGGTCGCGGACGGCCGGGTCAAGGGCGTCCACTTCCTGATGAAGAAGAACAAGATCGACGAGTTCGACGGGACGGGCACGTTCACCGGTCCGAAGTCGCTCTCGGTCGCGCTGACCAAGGGCGGCACCGAGGAGATCACGTACGACAACGTGATCATCGCGACCGGTACCGAGACCAAGCTGCTGCCGGGTACCTCGCTGTCCGCGAACGTGGTCACCTACGAGGAGCAGATCCTCACCCGTGACCTGCCGGGCTCCATCCTCATCGTGGGTGCGGGCGCCATCGGCATGGAGTTCGGCTACGTCCTCAAGAACTACGGCGTGGACGTCCGCATCGTCGAGTTCCTCGACCGCGCACTGCCCAACGAGGACGCCGACGTCTCCAAGGAGATCACCAAGGCGTACAAGAAGCTCGGCATCACCATCACCACCGGTGCCGCCGTGCAGTCCATCGACGACGACGGCTCCAAGGTGACCGTCGCCATCAAGGACAACAAGTCCGGCGCCATCGAGACCGTCACCGTCGACAAGGTGCTGCAGGCCGTCGGCTTCGCGCCGCGCGTGCAGGGCTACGGCCTGGAGAGCACCGGTGTCGCGCTCACCGACCGTGGCGCCATCGCCATCGACGACTTCATGCGCACCAACGTCCCCGGCATCTACGCCATCGGCGACGTCACCGCCATGCTGCAACTCGCGCACGTCGCCGAGGCGCAGGGCGTGGTGGCCGCGGAGACCATCGCGGGCGCCGAGACCCAGGCACTGGGCGACTACCGGATGATGCCGCGCGCCACCTTCTGCCAGCCGCAGGTCGCCTCCTTCGGTCTCACCGAAGAGCAGGCCCGCGCCGAGGGCTATGACGTGAAGGTCGCCACCTTCCCGTTCACCGCCAACGGCAAGGCGCACGGCCTCGGCGATGCGCAGGGCTTCGTGAAGCTGATCTCCGACAACAAGTACGGCGAACTCATCGGCGGCCACCTCATCGGCCCCGACGTCTCCGAACTGCTGCCGGAACTGACCCTGGCCCAGAAGTGGGACCTGACGGTCAACGAGCTGGCCCGCAACGTCCACACCCACCCGACTTTGTCGGAAGCCCTCCAGGAAGCGATCCACGGCCTCGCCGGCCACATGATCAACTTCTGA
- a CDS encoding dipeptidase, with protein sequence MSPEPRLWEQHCCLPLLPIADVTELTRYPLGSYLSLNIGYSPQSTRESLELVTQFRRDALTDGRFRLVHSVEDAWPVTPTAESEATIALAFDLEDAGPLEGDLGNVELFHELGLRSLLPTYNHANAAGCGCLDTEDTGLTGYGRDLIRTLNEVGVFADGSHCSRRTGLDIAETTSVPMIYSHSNLAALWAHPRNIGDEQAKACAATGGVIGINGVGIFLGRNEPDDHAGRVEAMADHIAYGAELVGIEHIGVGSDYSFDADDFNNELATNPESYSEEYTRYGQLQWTPPEDLLGTSGVRGLDAALAARGFSDNDRAAVFGGNFARVARQVWRG encoded by the coding sequence GTGTCGCCTGAGCCCCGGTTGTGGGAACAACACTGCTGCCTGCCGCTGCTGCCGATCGCGGACGTGACCGAGCTGACGCGGTATCCGCTGGGCTCGTATCTGTCGCTGAATATCGGGTATTCGCCGCAATCCACGCGCGAGTCGCTGGAACTCGTCACCCAGTTCCGGCGAGATGCGTTGACCGACGGCCGGTTCCGCCTGGTGCACAGCGTCGAGGACGCCTGGCCGGTCACGCCCACCGCCGAGAGCGAGGCCACCATCGCGCTGGCCTTCGACCTCGAGGACGCCGGGCCGCTGGAAGGCGATCTCGGCAATGTCGAGCTGTTCCACGAACTCGGCCTGCGTTCACTGCTGCCCACCTACAACCACGCCAATGCCGCCGGCTGCGGCTGCCTCGACACCGAGGACACCGGTCTCACCGGCTACGGGCGCGATCTGATCCGCACCCTCAACGAGGTGGGCGTGTTCGCCGACGGCTCGCACTGCTCGCGCCGCACCGGCCTGGATATCGCCGAGACCACCAGCGTCCCGATGATCTACAGCCACTCGAATCTCGCGGCGCTGTGGGCACATCCGCGCAATATCGGCGACGAGCAGGCCAAGGCGTGCGCGGCCACCGGCGGCGTGATCGGCATCAACGGCGTCGGCATCTTCCTGGGTCGCAACGAGCCCGACGACCATGCCGGGCGGGTGGAGGCGATGGCGGACCACATCGCCTACGGGGCGGAACTGGTCGGTATCGAGCACATCGGTGTCGGCTCCGACTACTCCTTCGACGCCGACGACTTCAACAACGAGCTGGCCACCAACCCGGAGAGCTACTCCGAGGAGTACACCCGGTACGGCCAATTGCAGTGGACGCCACCGGAAGATCTGCTCGGCACCTCGGGCGTGCGCGGACTGGACGCGGCGCTCGCCGCCCGCGGGTTCTCCGACAACGACCGCGCGGCCGTCTTCGGCGGCAATTTCGCGCGCGTGGCCCGGCAGGTCTGGCGCGGGTGA
- the aspA gene encoding aspartate ammonia-lyase: MRSVSAQLSATIAAQRQLGGIRTEHDSLGARELPAEAYYGVQTLRAVENFQISGVKLRRFGHLINALAHVKKAAALANAELGSITRPKADAIVAACDELLVGRLREDFIVDMVQGGAGTSTNMNANEVIANRGLELMGHRKGEYQFLHPNDDVNRSQSTNDVYPTAVKLGVYLSLQDASAALGELQNALRAKAVEFGDVIKMGRTQLQDAVPMTLGQEFGAYAVMIGEVINHLRRIGGDLLAVNMGGTAIGTGITSPPGYAELVTVKLAEITGLPITQAENLVEATQDSGDFVAVSATLKRAAVQLSKICNDLRLLSSGPRAGLGEINLPAMQPGSSIMPGKVNPVIPEVVNQVCFQLIGFDMTVTMAAEASQLELNMAEPIMAYDLMMGTMMLRNAAVTLTSRCITGITANREHCRDLVAHSIGLVTALVPKLGYEQSAAIAEEALHTGASVYDLVLERGAMTKAELDDLLSPENMTAPRARTS; this comes from the coding sequence ATGCGCAGCGTCTCGGCCCAGCTGTCGGCGACCATCGCGGCACAGCGGCAGCTGGGCGGCATTCGCACCGAACACGATTCGCTGGGCGCCCGGGAACTGCCCGCGGAGGCCTACTACGGCGTGCAGACCCTGCGCGCGGTGGAGAACTTCCAGATCTCGGGTGTCAAGCTGCGCCGGTTCGGGCACCTGATCAACGCGCTGGCGCACGTGAAAAAGGCTGCCGCGCTGGCCAACGCGGAACTCGGCTCGATCACCCGGCCCAAGGCCGACGCCATCGTGGCGGCCTGCGACGAGCTGCTGGTGGGCCGGCTGCGCGAGGACTTCATCGTCGACATGGTGCAGGGCGGGGCGGGCACCTCGACCAATATGAACGCCAACGAGGTGATCGCCAACCGCGGCCTCGAACTCATGGGGCACCGTAAGGGCGAATACCAGTTCCTGCACCCCAACGACGACGTGAACCGCTCGCAGTCCACCAATGACGTCTACCCCACCGCGGTGAAGCTCGGCGTCTACCTGTCGCTGCAGGACGCCTCCGCGGCGCTGGGCGAACTGCAGAACGCGCTGCGCGCCAAGGCCGTCGAATTCGGCGACGTGATCAAGATGGGCCGCACCCAGCTGCAGGACGCGGTCCCGATGACCCTGGGCCAGGAATTCGGCGCGTACGCGGTGATGATCGGCGAGGTGATCAATCACCTGCGGCGCATCGGCGGGGACCTGCTCGCGGTGAACATGGGCGGCACCGCCATCGGCACCGGCATCACCAGCCCGCCCGGCTACGCGGAGCTGGTCACCGTCAAGCTGGCCGAGATCACCGGGCTGCCCATCACCCAGGCCGAGAACCTGGTCGAGGCCACCCAGGACTCCGGCGATTTCGTGGCCGTCTCGGCCACCCTCAAACGCGCCGCGGTGCAGCTGTCCAAGATCTGCAACGATCTGCGGCTGCTGTCCAGCGGTCCGCGCGCGGGCCTGGGCGAGATCAATCTGCCCGCCATGCAACCGGGTTCGTCGATCATGCCGGGCAAGGTCAATCCGGTGATCCCGGAGGTGGTGAACCAGGTCTGCTTCCAGCTCATCGGCTTCGACATGACCGTCACCATGGCCGCCGAGGCCAGCCAGCTGGAACTGAACATGGCCGAGCCGATCATGGCCTACGACCTCATGATGGGCACCATGATGCTGCGCAATGCCGCGGTTACCCTGACCAGCCGCTGCATCACCGGCATCACCGCGAACCGGGAGCACTGCCGGGATCTGGTGGCGCACAGCATCGGCCTGGTGACCGCGCTGGTGCCCAAGCTGGGCTACGAGCAGTCGGCGGCCATCGCGGAGGAGGCGTTGCACACCGGCGCCAGCGTCTACGACCTGGTGCTCGAGCGCGGGGCGATGACCAAGGCCGAGCTCGACGATCTGCTCAGCCCGGAGAACATGACCGCGCCGCGCGCGCGAACCAGCTGA
- a CDS encoding alpha/beta fold hydrolase — protein sequence METVPIQLPDGTTVPVRLIPAKGAHRHPITADTPRPVVVIAPGLGVPGEYYSLFGMPLAERGFDVALLEVRGNGSQPAPGPAGYGYQELVAVDFPAMFEAVRLRFPDSTPYLLGHSMGGQLGVMYASRIRGRLGGLILIASGTPHFRGYSGLAAVGSAALSLTANLAGFWPGDIITAGGFGRQSKALIADWARLARTGRFQPAGADIDYEERIGRLKLPVLSITMTGDELTPRGSARQLLAKLPEADITTWHNPAPLGHNGWISDPGSTIDYVEKWLRDR from the coding sequence ATGGAGACGGTGCCGATCCAGCTGCCCGACGGGACCACGGTGCCGGTGCGGCTGATCCCCGCCAAGGGCGCGCACCGGCATCCGATCACCGCCGACACGCCGCGCCCGGTGGTGGTGATCGCGCCCGGCCTGGGCGTACCGGGGGAGTACTACTCGCTGTTCGGAATGCCGTTGGCGGAACGCGGGTTCGACGTGGCGCTACTGGAGGTCCGCGGCAACGGCAGTCAGCCGGCGCCCGGCCCGGCCGGCTACGGCTATCAGGAACTGGTCGCGGTGGACTTCCCCGCCATGTTCGAGGCCGTGCGCCTGCGCTTCCCCGACAGCACCCCGTACCTGCTGGGCCACAGCATGGGTGGCCAGCTCGGTGTCATGTACGCCTCCCGGATCCGGGGCCGGCTGGGCGGGCTCATCCTCATCGCGTCCGGCACACCGCATTTCCGCGGCTACTCGGGGCTGGCCGCGGTCGGCAGCGCGGCGCTGTCGCTGACCGCCAACCTGGCCGGGTTCTGGCCGGGCGACATCATCACCGCGGGCGGCTTCGGGCGGCAGTCCAAGGCGCTCATCGCCGATTGGGCGCGCCTGGCCCGCACCGGCCGATTCCAGCCCGCCGGAGCCGATATCGACTACGAGGAGCGCATCGGGCGGCTGAAACTGCCGGTGCTGTCGATCACCATGACCGGCGACGAACTGACCCCGCGCGGCTCGGCCCGCCAATTGCTCGCCAAGCTGCCCGAAGCCGACATCACCACCTGGCACAATCCGGCCCCGCTCGGACACAACGGCTGGATCAGCGATCCGGGTTCCACCATCGACTACGTCGAAAAATGGCTCCGGGACCGCTGA
- a CDS encoding TetR/AcrR family transcriptional regulator, translated as MSQETNAGRMYAGQPVEDRQRQRRARFLESGLTVFARDGYANSSVGAICKDAGLSSRQFYEEFTGRESLLLELYEHIDRESREAVAATIAEHSDASAIEIIDAAVRAYIESIGRDPRKARVALVEVVGAGPKVEKFRLELRRAWGALLASAAEDAALHGEIPPGDYEMRVLAIIGAVNYVVDAWSGSEPRQPLDDVIRVLRRIIMGAVSA; from the coding sequence ATGTCACAGGAAACGAACGCGGGAAGAATGTACGCCGGGCAGCCCGTAGAAGACCGGCAGCGGCAGCGTCGTGCGCGTTTTCTGGAGTCCGGGCTCACGGTGTTCGCGCGCGACGGATACGCCAACAGTTCCGTCGGGGCCATCTGCAAGGACGCCGGTCTCTCCTCCAGACAGTTCTACGAGGAGTTCACGGGTCGTGAGTCGCTGCTGCTCGAGCTCTACGAGCACATCGATCGCGAATCCCGGGAAGCCGTGGCGGCCACCATCGCCGAGCACTCCGACGCCAGCGCCATCGAGATCATCGACGCGGCGGTCCGCGCCTACATCGAGTCCATCGGACGCGACCCGCGCAAGGCCAGAGTCGCGCTCGTCGAAGTCGTCGGGGCGGGACCCAAGGTGGAGAAATTCCGCCTGGAACTGCGCCGCGCCTGGGGTGCGCTGCTGGCCAGCGCCGCCGAGGACGCCGCCCTGCACGGCGAGATCCCGCCCGGGGACTACGAAATGCGCGTGCTCGCCATCATCGGCGCGGTGAACTACGTGGTCGACGCCTGGAGCGGTTCGGAGCCGCGGCAGCCGCTCGACGACGTCATCCGGGTGCTGCGCCGCATCATCATGGGCGCGGTCAGCGCCTGA
- a CDS encoding peroxidase-related enzyme (This protein belongs to a clade of uncharacterized proteins related to peroxidases such as the alkylhydroperoxidase AhpD.), with translation MGEQVVSEVRSVETTLRPKGFTQEQLDWVPWVEPIRLGDADELQKPLLEGDRGIGPYFRLLARNPEVLAHRSANDKEIFYGRGGLTRAERELAATVTSRHNGCEYCASVHSRFTSALSKRPNDVQRLLDEGNEVRIDERWDAVIDFVDALAANPPRATDEQLNRLRQLGFGADELHDLVLSAASFSWANRLMLTLGEPEVPA, from the coding sequence ATGGGTGAACAGGTCGTGAGCGAGGTGCGCAGCGTCGAAACCACGCTCCGCCCAAAGGGATTCACGCAGGAACAGCTGGACTGGGTGCCGTGGGTCGAACCCATCCGATTGGGCGATGCCGACGAGTTGCAGAAACCCCTGCTCGAGGGCGATCGGGGGATCGGCCCCTATTTTCGGCTACTTGCTCGCAACCCTGAGGTGCTGGCGCATCGCAGCGCCAACGACAAAGAGATCTTCTACGGTCGAGGGGGATTGACCCGCGCCGAGCGCGAACTCGCGGCGACCGTTACCTCCCGGCACAACGGGTGCGAGTACTGCGCCTCCGTTCATTCGCGTTTCACATCTGCGTTGTCCAAGCGGCCCAACGATGTGCAGCGGTTGCTGGACGAAGGCAACGAGGTGCGGATCGACGAGAGGTGGGACGCTGTCATCGATTTCGTGGACGCGCTCGCCGCGAACCCGCCCCGCGCCACCGATGAACAGCTGAACCGCTTGCGGCAGTTGGGGTTCGGTGCCGATGAGCTGCACGATCTGGTGTTGTCGGCGGCGTCGTTCTCGTGGGCCAACCGCCTGATGCTCACCCTCGGCGAGCCGGAGGTTCCCGCGTAA
- a CDS encoding putative FMN-dependent luciferase-like monooxygenase — MTARRLGFFTRLVRTDPAEAAATVYRQALEQIDLAERLGYDTAWVAQHHLDPDEGGLPSPFVFLAHAAARFPRIGFGTAIVTLALEDPIRVAEDAAVLDRLSDGRLELGFGAGGSRHAFELFEAADADRQRLYADKLATVVAALGGAPLIGERALNPPAPGLRDRLWQATFSAGGAERAGRSGDGLLLSKAQPRDPAAPDATLWEIQQPLVDAYLDALPSGTKPRIGASRGVFVADDHDEARALAERGASRFLNLLGRGLGGPEAANSVDEVLRDIYIGTPDEVAEQLSADTALRHATDFIVQAHPVDPGHAATLRSIELIATKVAPQLGWRSDERTTP, encoded by the coding sequence ATGACCGCGCGACGCCTGGGCTTCTTCACCCGGCTGGTCCGCACCGATCCGGCCGAGGCCGCGGCCACGGTGTACCGGCAGGCCCTGGAACAGATCGACCTGGCCGAACGGCTCGGCTACGACACCGCCTGGGTGGCGCAGCATCACCTGGATCCGGACGAGGGCGGGCTGCCGTCGCCGTTCGTGTTCCTGGCGCACGCGGCCGCCCGCTTCCCCCGAATCGGCTTCGGCACGGCCATCGTGACCCTGGCCCTGGAGGATCCGATCCGGGTCGCCGAGGACGCGGCCGTGCTGGACCGGCTCTCCGACGGCCGACTCGAACTCGGCTTCGGCGCGGGCGGGTCCCGGCACGCCTTCGAACTATTCGAGGCGGCGGATGCCGACCGGCAGCGGCTGTACGCGGACAAGCTGGCGACAGTGGTCGCGGCATTGGGCGGTGCGCCGCTGATCGGGGAGCGCGCGCTGAACCCGCCCGCGCCGGGACTGCGGGATCGCCTGTGGCAGGCCACCTTCTCCGCGGGCGGTGCGGAGCGGGCCGGCCGGAGCGGCGACGGACTGCTGCTGTCGAAGGCGCAGCCGCGGGATCCGGCCGCGCCGGACGCCACGCTGTGGGAGATCCAGCAGCCGCTGGTCGACGCCTACCTCGATGCCCTGCCATCGGGGACGAAACCGCGAATCGGCGCGTCCCGAGGCGTTTTCGTGGCCGACGACCACGACGAGGCGCGCGCTCTCGCCGAACGCGGGGCGTCCCGGTTCCTGAACCTGCTGGGCCGCGGCCTCGGCGGACCCGAGGCGGCGAACTCCGTCGACGAGGTGCTGCGCGACATCTATATCGGCACCCCCGACGAGGTGGCCGAGCAGTTGTCCGCCGACACCGCCTTGCGGCACGCCACCGATTTCATCGTGCAGGCGCACCCGGTCGACCCGGGCCACGCCGCCACCCTGCGCTCGATCGAACTCATCGCCACCAAGGTTGCGCCGCAACTGGGTTGGCGATCCGACGAAAGGACCACCCCGTGA
- a CDS encoding ABC transporter ATP-binding protein, whose protein sequence is MSEFDEHATPILEFDRVVVHYGPSRALDEVSLTVRPGEIVSLLGGNASGKSTTMKTALGLLKPTSGTVRIDGADVSGTPASARIRAGLASVPEARRVFPAMTVEENLFVGGYIRKERRAVLAARAAELFEHFPRLAERRAQRAGTLSGGEQQMLAFARALMSKPRLICMDEPTMGLSPLFVDRVLGEIARLNRELGLAILIVEQQAELALSIAHTANVLRSGRIVLHGPAADLVGDPAVRDAYLGKVTT, encoded by the coding sequence ATGTCTGAGTTCGACGAACACGCCACCCCGATTCTCGAATTCGACCGTGTGGTGGTGCATTACGGCCCGTCGCGGGCGCTCGACGAGGTCTCCCTGACGGTTCGTCCCGGTGAGATCGTGTCCCTGCTGGGCGGTAATGCGTCCGGCAAGTCGACGACCATGAAGACCGCGCTCGGGTTGTTGAAGCCGACCTCCGGCACGGTCCGCATCGACGGCGCCGACGTGAGCGGCACCCCGGCGTCCGCGCGGATTCGGGCGGGGCTGGCTTCGGTGCCGGAGGCGCGGCGGGTGTTCCCGGCCATGACCGTCGAGGAGAACCTGTTCGTCGGCGGCTACATCCGCAAGGAGCGGCGCGCCGTGCTGGCCGCCCGCGCCGCCGAACTGTTCGAGCATTTCCCGCGGCTGGCCGAGCGGCGCGCGCAGCGGGCGGGCACCCTGTCCGGCGGTGAGCAGCAGATGCTGGCCTTCGCCCGCGCATTGATGAGCAAACCTCGCCTCATCTGCATGGATGAGCCGACCATGGGATTGTCGCCGCTGTTCGTGGATCGGGTGCTGGGCGAGATCGCCCGGCTCAATCGGGAGCTGGGCCTGGCCATCCTGATCGTGGAACAGCAGGCGGAACTGGCCCTGAGCATCGCGCACACCGCCAATGTGCTGCGCAGCGGCCGGATCGTGTTGCACGGTCCGGCGGCGGATCTGGTCGGCGATCCGGCCGTACGCGATGCCTACCTAGGAAAGGTGACGACATGA
- a CDS encoding ABC transporter ATP-binding protein: MLTVTGLRRAFGGVRAVDGVEFSIAPGEFVSIIGPNGSGKSTTVNLISGVLTPDSGEVLVRGNRIRPGRPEAAAAAGIARTFQNGRVFGNMTVRENVDVGLQPTLRATRPLRALADIPVLKWISLLAELGVALVPTPAARAERRASAARIDAQLARFEERLVPRADHPTYTLSYANRRRTEIARALASTPDLLLLDEPAAGMNQTETAEIGRQLAELKAQGQTVLLVEHKMDLVHELSDRVLVLDEGRIIAAGTPDEVLEDPRVIEAYLGRSRAGGKVAVDV, encoded by the coding sequence GTGCTGACGGTCACCGGTCTGCGCCGGGCCTTCGGTGGCGTGCGAGCCGTCGATGGAGTCGAATTCTCCATCGCGCCCGGCGAATTCGTCTCGATCATCGGACCGAACGGGTCCGGCAAGTCGACGACGGTCAACCTGATCTCCGGTGTGCTGACACCGGATTCCGGGGAAGTGCTGGTGCGCGGCAATCGGATTCGACCGGGTCGCCCGGAGGCCGCCGCGGCGGCGGGCATCGCGCGGACCTTCCAGAACGGCCGGGTGTTCGGCAATATGACCGTCCGCGAGAACGTCGACGTCGGTCTCCAGCCCACCTTGCGTGCCACCCGGCCGCTGCGTGCACTGGCCGATATCCCTGTGCTCAAGTGGATTTCACTGCTGGCCGAGCTGGGCGTGGCCTTGGTGCCGACTCCGGCGGCGCGCGCCGAACGACGCGCGTCGGCGGCCCGCATCGACGCTCAGCTGGCGCGTTTCGAGGAACGCCTGGTTCCGCGCGCCGACCACCCGACCTACACCCTGTCCTACGCCAACCGCCGCCGCACCGAGATCGCGCGGGCGCTCGCCTCCACGCCGGATCTGCTGTTGCTGGACGAACCGGCCGCGGGCATGAACCAGACCGAGACCGCCGAAATCGGCCGGCAGCTGGCCGAATTGAAGGCGCAGGGGCAGACGGTGCTGCTGGTCGAACACAAGATGGACCTGGTCCACGAGCTGTCCGACCGGGTGCTGGTGCTGGACGAGGGCCGGATCATCGCCGCGGGCACCCCGGACGAGGTGCTCGAGGATCCCCGCGTCATCGAGGCGTATCTGGGCCGCAGCCGGGCCGGGGGAAAGGTGGCCGTCGATGTCTGA